A portion of the Cervus canadensis isolate Bull #8, Minnesota chromosome 26, ASM1932006v1, whole genome shotgun sequence genome contains these proteins:
- the CXCL10 gene encoding C-X-C motif chemokine 10: MNKSGFLIFCLILLTLSQGIPLSRNTRCTCINISNGSVNPRSLEKLEVIPASQSCPRVEIIATMKKNGEKRCLNPESKTIKNLLKAINKQRTKRSPRTQKEA; this comes from the exons ATGAACAAAAgtggttttcttattttctgcctTATCCTTCTGACTCTGAGTCAAG GCATACCTCTCTCTAGGAATACACGCTGCACCTGCATCAACATCAGTAATGGATCTGTTAATCCAAGGTCCTTAGAAAAACTTGAAGTGATTCCTGCAAGTCAATCCTGCCCACGTGTCGAGATTAT TGccacaatgaaaaagaatgggGAGAAAAGATGTCTGAATCCAGAATCAAAGACCATCAAGAATTTACTGAAAGCAATTAACAAACAAAG GACTAAAAGATCTCCTCGAACACAGAAAGAGGCATAA